The DNA sequence TTGGCCTGACCGCTCCGGCCGATCTCCTGGACGTTCTTCGGCGGGAGGTGGTGGGGGTTGGCCGTGGACTCGTAGTACTGGAACGGGTTGTGGTGCGGGCTGTAGTCCACCGACGCGGCACCGCCGACGTTCTTGTGGGTGGTGCCCGAGCACTTGGCGTAGTGGTCCTGTGTGCCGTCCCAGGCGGTGCTGGGACGGAAGCCGCCCTGGAACCAGCCCCAGGTCACGCCTTTGGCGTTGAGCAGGTCGCCGATGTTCCTGCCCAGCATCCGGGCCAGGGCGTTGCTGCTGGTGTGGTCCTTGTTGGAGCAGTCGTCGAAGGCCGGGTCCGGGTCGTTGATCATCGTGCCGACACCCTTGGCGTCCGGTGAGGCCACCGTGTACGCGTCCGGCTTGTCGGTCTGCTCAGGGTGCTCGGTGGAGGACGTGGGGTCGGTGGAGATCACACCGTGGGTCTGTCCGGAGATCAGCTCCAGCGCTCCGGGGCTGGAGGGGCCGTAGGCCGAGCTGAAGGAGCGGTCGCTCATCGCGTAGTGCTGGGCGTAGTTCCACAGCCCGGTGACGGTGTTGCCGTCGTAGTAGTCCATCACCAGACCGGGCTCGCCGAACAGTCCGCTGCACTTGCTGACCTCGGTGTTCTCCACGAACTGATCGGCCTTGCCGCCATTGGCCGCGTACTGCTCGGGGCCGTAGGAGTGGTTCTGGTCGCAGGTCATGGCCTGGTCGCTGGTCAGCCGCTTGGGCCGGTAGAGATTGGGGTTCTTCTCCAGCAGACCCGCGTGCGCCAGGGTGTCGATGTCCTTGGGGGTGTCCTTGGCGGGCGTGAACGTCGTGCCGTCCGTGTTCGCCGCCTTCGGGTAGGTGCCGAAGTAGTGGTCGAACGAGATGTTCTCGTCGAAGATCACCACCACATGCTTCACCGGGGTCGCGGTTGAGCCGTCCTTCGTGGGCGCGGCCCATGCCGGGGCCACCCCGCCCACGGTCGCCAGGGCCGCCGCCCCGGCCAGGGCACCCCAGCGCGTGGCCCGGCCCCGCCGCCGGCCGCCTTCGGATCCTGCCGTGCCGCCCATGCCATGCCTCCACCTGAATCGCTTTGAGCCTGCGCCTGATCCTCTGCCGCGAGCGGACTCTCCGATGGAATCCATGGAGGCCACCGCGTGAATAGAGGGTCAGGAGAATCCAAGGAACTCTTGGGGCGTTCTTGACCGGATGGTGGGGCGACACTCGCCGCTGATCAGGACAGAAGGGTCCGGCCCAGCCAGTCGGTGCGGTCCTTCACCCCGGGAAGGGCGAAGAAATAGCCGCCGCCGAACGGAGAGATGTAGTCCACCAGCGGCTCGCCCGCCAGACGCTTCTGCACGGTCTCGAACTGACGCACGAGATCCTGCTGATAGCAGCAGAACAGCAGCCCCATGTCCAAGTTGCCGTTGCCGTCCACGCCCCGGTCGTAGTTGTAGGCACGGCGGAGTATGCGCTGGTCCTCGGTCCGGGCGGTCCGCGGATTGGCCAGCCGTATATGGCTGTCCAGGGGGATGACATCGCCCTTGGGATCCTGGGCGTAGCGCGGGGTGTCGAACTCGTGCTGACCGTCCAGCGGGGCGCCCGAGTCCCGGCTGCGGCCGACGATGCGCTCCTGCTCACTGATCGACACCCGGTCCCAGAACTCCACCAGCATCCGGATCAGCCGGATCACCTGATAGCTGCCGCCGGTCGTCCAGGCCGGTTCACCGGCGTGGACGCCGGTCCACACCAGGCGGTCCATCACCCGGGCGTCCTCGGTGTCCGGGTTGGCGGTGCCGTCCTTGAACCCCAGGTGGTTGCGCGGGGTGCCGGACGGGCGCGGCGGGCTGACGAAGCCGTCGACGCGCCAGCGGATCTGTAGCGCGCCCCTGGTGTGCCGGGCGATGTCGCGCAGGGCGTGCAGCACCGTGTCCGTGTTGTCGGCGCACAGTTGGAGGCTCAGGTCGCCATGGCACCAGTCGGGGTCGAGGTCGTCGTCGGGGAAGGACGGCATCGCGCGCAGCCGGCGGGGCTTGCGGTCCCGCAGTCCGTAGCGCTCGTCGAAGAGCGCGGCGCCCACGCCGACCGTGACGGTCAGCCGGTCGGCGGCCACCTGCGGGCCCAGGGTGCCGGAGTCGGCGGGCGGCGCGGTGATGCCGACCGGGTCGGGGGTGCCTCCGGCGGTGAGAAAACGGCACCGCTCGGTGAGCGTACGGAAGGCGTCGGCCAGCTCCTCGCGCCCCTCGGCCACGGCGTCGAAGGCGATGAACGCGGTGGACCGCTGGGGCGGGGTGAGGATGCCGGCCTGATGGGGGCCGTGGAAGGAGACGCGGGCGGGCCGCTTCTCCCGCTCGCCTCCCTTCGCGGCCGCCGGGCTCGCGGCCGCGCCCGCCACCGCGCCGACCGTGCCCGCGGCCGCGCCCAGCAGAAAGCCCCTGCGCAGCACCTCGCTCACCGGGTCCTCCGCACATCCATCAGCGCCGCCACCCGCGCCAGCCGCTCCACCAGCGCGCCCGCGTCCGCGTTGAGCCGCTGGCGCCCGGTGCGGCCGAGCCGGTCCAGCGGGGTCCAGCGGTCCCCATAGTGCGAGCGCTCCAGGGTCCGCTGGGTGCGGTCCAGTTCGCTCTTGAGCTCGGGCAGCCACGGGGCACGCGGCTTCAGCAGCGGCTCCAGCCGGCGCAGCACGGCCCGGGTGCCGTCGAGGTTGGCCCGCGCGGTGGCCAGATTGGTGCCGCTGCCGTAGTCGGTGCGGCCGGTCAGCTCGAACTGCACGGTGTTCTCCATGATCTCGTGCGCCCGCAGGCCCAGGTCGGCCGGGTCCACCCGCGCCTGCGGCCAGTCGTCCCGCAGCCGCCGGACGTCCTTGACGAGCCGGTCGGCGACCGGGCGCAGGGCACGCGCGGACTCGCCGTGCCACAGGCCGTACTCAAGGCGGTGGAACCCGGTGAAGTCCGCGTCGTGGACCCCGCCGGACAGCCCCGCCGTGGTGCCGTTGATCGCCGCGTCGGCATCGCCGAAGGCGCCATAGGCGGCGCCCATCCGCTCGTACACCAGGTGGGCGGGCAGCCAGTCCGCACGCGCCGCTGTCAGATCACCGCAGTGGACGGCCGAGCGCAGCGCGTCCGTGCGCCGCACCAGCTCGTCCATCCGGCCCGCCACCCACTTCTGGTAGGCGATGGTGGGCGGGATCAGATCCTGCTGGCTGACCGGAAGCGCGGCGGGTCCGCCGCCCCGCGCCGGTCCGGGGACGGTGACGGTGGGCCCGGTCACCGCGTCCGCGTCCTCGGGCAGGCAGACGAAGGCGTAGGAGCCCCCGCCGAGCGTGACGCTCAGCGGTCTGCTGGTGCCGGGGCCCAGGCCCTCCATCTCTCCGTAGACGGCGCCGCTCGACGGATCGGTGAGGTAGACCTCGGCCGGTCTGCTGGAGGTGTTCCGCAGATCGAAGACCTGTTTGCCACCGGCGGCATGGGACCAGCCGCGGCCGCAGCCGCCCTCGGACACCTCGACGGAGGTGTGCCGCAGCCCGTCCGATGCCGTCGCGCTCCGGCTCGCGGAGGGTTTCGGACGAGGACCGGAGGAGGAGTCTCCGCCGACCGCCAGCGCGCCGATCCCGACGGCCGCCGCCACCGTCACCGCACCGGCGGCCAGCAGATGACGTGCCGGTGGGACAGGAGAGAGCTGTTGGCGACGCACGGCTGCATGCTAGGCGCACTCCGGTAAGCGGAATGCACCGGTGGGGAAGGTGCACCATGCAATTCCGCCGGGGTTCAGCTCCCCTTCACCGACTCCTCGACCACTCCGCCCGCGCCCGCCCGCACCCGCACCACCGCGGCCGTCCACGGCTGCCCGCGGCCGTCCACAGCTGTCGACGGCCGTCCGCCGCTATCCGCCGCTTCGGGCGAAGAGCGTGCCCAGCCGGTCATGGACCGGATCGCGGCCCAGCAGCCGCAGCCCCTCCCAGACCGTGACCTGGTTGGCGGTGAGCACCGGCTTGCCCAGCTCCGCCTCCAGATCCGGAATCCAGGCGGCGGTGTGCAGGGCGGTGTCCGGCAGGAGCACCGCCTGGGCCTCGGGATGGTCCCCGGCGCGGGCCAGCCGCAGCACCTCCTCCCGGCCCCAGGTGCCGACCTCCGCTGCCGTGATGATCCCGCTGCCGCACATCGAGACCACCTCCGCGCCCGCCGCCTTCAAAAATGCCCTGAAGTAATCGGCGACATCCTCCGGGTAGGTGGCGGCGATGGCCACCCGCTCGGCGCCGAGCGCCTGCACCGCGTGGGCGAAGGCGAAGGAGGTGCTGGAGGCGGGCATACCGGCCGTCTCGCTCAGCTCGCGCACCTGCTCCTCGGCGCCCTCCCAGCCGAAGACGAAGCTGGCACTGGTGCAGGCCCAGACCACAGCCTGGGCACCGCGCTCGGCGAGCTCGGCGACCCCGGCCGCGAGGCGGGCCGCCGACCCCATCTCCAGCAGGGCGTCCACCCGGTGGGCGTCCTCACCGATGTCGGTATGGACCAGGGGAAGCCGGACGTCGCCGCCCAGGATGCCTTCCAGGCGCGGATATTCGTCCTCGGCGGAGTATCCGGGGTAGAGAAAGCCCACCGTGTTCGGGGTCGGCCGGGTCGAGTCCACCATGGCTGCCTCCTTAACTGGCGGCCCCCGCGAGCGCCGCCCCCTGCACTGCTGTCACTTCTCCTACACCGCGGACGCCCGGCGGGTTCCCACCCGCCGGGCGGTTCCCCTCACACCGGCGACGGACCTCCCGAATCGTCGAGGTAGGGCCCCTCACCGACGCCGGACCCGAAGCCCGGGTCGAGCCCGTCGGCCGGATCGCCGTCCGACCCCGGCGGCGCGGCCCCGGCCAGCGCCGCCTCCGGCTCCTCCACCACGGACTCCACCGCCTCCACGGCCCCGAGCACCGACCCGACGACCTGGTCCGTCACCGGGAGCGGGCCGCCCATCGGCGGCACCGACATCCCCGCCGGACCGGACCGGGCGAGCGGGTCCAGCAGCGCCTGGTACGGGCCCACGGCCTGGGCGCCGATCGCCCGCAGCGCCGCCCACATCGTGACCTGGTTCGCGGACAGCACGGGCATCCGCAACTCCGCCTCCAGCTGCGGAATCACGTCGTAGGTCGGCAGGTTGGTGCAGCTGATGAAGAGCGCGTCGGTCGCTCCGACCACCGCCTGCCGGGCCATGTCGACCACATCGCGGTACGGCACCTTCCAGATGTGCCGGGTCAGTCCGAGGTACGCCCGTCCGGTGACGGTCATCCCGGCCTCGCCGAGATACTCCTCCAGTGAGTCGGTGACCGACCGGGTGTACGGCGTCACCACCGCGATCCGCCGGGCGCCGATCTCCCGCAGCGCCTCCAGCAGCGCGCCCGAGGTGGTCAGCGACGGAACCTCACCCGCCTGGGTCATCGCCGCGCACATCGCCCGCTCACCGGCCACACCGCCGACGAAGCTGCCCGAGGTGCAGGCGTACGACACCACTTCCGGTGCGACGGCGCTCAGCGCCCGCACCGCTTCCTGCAAGGTCTCGTGCTCGCTCACGAGCCGGGCCAGGTCGAGGCTCACCTCGACGGGTACGAACGGGGTACGGGTCAGGTGCAGGGAAACCTCGTCCGGTACCCAGCGCCACAGCTCACGGTCGAGTGCGAAGTCGAATGGTGCCACCACACCCACGCCGCGCTGCGGCCGTGGGCCACCCAGAAAAGAGACGTCCAAAGCGAGCCCCAATACAGAACGGAGGGACTGGACCATTGGCCAGAGATTTCGACGGAGAGATACCGGCCTGATGCCGGGACGCCGGGACAGATGCCGTTGTTGACGACGGTAGTTTCCGCTGCCTAGCGTGGTCAATCCTCAAACTGAGGCGCCTGCCCGCTCCTTCTTCAGGCAAACCCATCCACGTTTCGAAATGGTTTCCCGCCTATGTCCGAAAGCACAGTTGTCGTCTTCGGCGACCAGCCGCCCGTCCGTCTGGACCGGGTGGCCGACCGGGCCAAGATCGTCGTCTGCGACGAGGCTTCGCTGCCCGAGGCGCTTCCTGCCGCGGATGTGCTCCTGGTCTGGGATTTCACCTCCGACGCGGTGCGCGACGCCTGGCCCGGCAAGGGCCATAGGCCCGCCTGGGTGCACACCGCGAGCGCGGGGGTGGACCGGCTGCTCTGCCCCGAACTCATCGCCTCCGACACGGTCCTGACGAACGCCCGCGGGGTGTTCGAACAGCCGATCGCCGAGTACGTTGCCGGTCTGGTGATCGCCATGGCCAAGGATTTCCACGGGAGTTGGGAGCTACAGCGGCAACGCCGATGGCAGCACCGGGAGACCATGCGGCTGGCCGGGACGCGCGCCGTGGTCGTGGGCGCGGGCCCCATCGGCCGGGCGATCGGCTCCACCCTGGCCGCACTCGGCGTGGTGGTCGACCTGGTGGGCCGCACCGCGCGGCAGGGCGTGCGCGGCGGTGACGAGCTGCCCGAGCTGCTGCCGCGGGCCGACTGGGTGGTGTGCGCGGCGCCGCTCACCGACACCACCCGCGGCATGTTCGACCGGTCCGCCTTCGACCGGATGAAGCCCACCGCCCGGTTCATCAACGTCGGCCGCGGCCCCCTGGTCGTCGAGAAGGACCTTACGGCGGCCCTGGTCGCCCGGCGGATCGGCGGCGCGGCGCTGGACGTCTTCGAACATGAGCCGCTGACCGCCGACGACCCCCTGTGGGACGTGCCGGGGCTGTTCGTCTCGCCCCATATGAGCGGCGACACGATCGGGTGGCGCGACCATCTGGCCGAGCAGTTCCAGGACAACTACGACCGCTGGTGCGCCGGCGAACCCCTGCTCAACATCGTCGACAAGCGCCTCGGGTACGTACCGGTGGACTGATCGCACGACCTGAACGGAGAGACGGATGACCGACCTTCACGACCTGACAGCCGTTCAACTCGTCGAGCGCTACGCCTCCGGCGAGCTCTCCCCGGTCGAGGCGACCCGTGCCGTCCTCCACCGGATCGAACAGGTACAGCCGGAGGTGAACGCCTTCAGCCGGGTGGACGCCGAGGGCGCGCTGCGGCAGGCGGAGGAGTCCGCCGAGCGGTGGCGGCGCGGGGCCCCGGCGGGCCTGGTGGACGGCGTACCGGTGACGGTGAAGGACATCCTGCTGCTGCGCGGCGCCCCCACGCTGCGCGGTTCGCGGACCGTACGGCCCGAGGGCCAGGCGTGGGACGAGGACGCGCCCTCGGTGGCCCGGCTGCGCGAGCACGGCGCGGTGTTCGTGGGCAAGACCACGACCCCGGAGTTCGGCTGGAAGGGCGTCACCGACAGTCCGGTCTACGGGGTCACCGGCAATCCTTACGATCCTCAGCGGACCGCGGGCGGCTCCAGCGGCGGCAGCGCGGCAGCGGTCGCGCTGGGCGCGGGCCCGCTGAGCCTGGGGACGGACGGCGGGGGTTCGGTCCGTATCCCTGCGGCCTTCTGCGGCATCTTCGCGTTGAAACCCACCTATGGGAGGGTTCCGCTCTACCCGGCGAGCGCGTTCGGCACGCTGGCCCATGTGGGGCCGATGACCCGGGACGCGGCGGACGCGGCGCTGCTGATGGATGTGATCTCCGGCCCGGACTGGCGCGACTGGTCGCAGCTGGCGCCGGCCGAGGGAAGCTTCCGGGAGGCGCTCGCCTCCGGCGGCGGGGTGGACGGGCTGCGGGTGGCCTACAGCCCCGCGCTCGGCGGGACGGCCGCGGTCGACCCGGAGGTGGCCGCGGCGGTGCGGCGGGCGGTGGATCTGCTGGCCGAGCTGGGCGCGGTGGTCGAGGAGATCGACCCGGGGTTCCAGGACCCGGTGGAGGCGTTCCACACGCTGTGGTTCAGCGGTGCGGCCCGGGTGGTGCAGCCGCTGGGGCAGGAGGAGTGGGAGCTGCTGGACCCGGGACTGCGCGAGATCTGCGCCCAGGGTGCGGCGTACAGCGCGCTGGACTATCTGGCGGCCGTGGACGTGCGGATGGCCCTCGGCCATGCCATGGGGCGTTTCCACTCCGCGTACGACCTGCTGGTCACCCCGACGTTGCCGATCACCGCGTTCGAGGCCGGGGTCGAGGTGCCCAAGGGGTCGGAGCACACCCGGTGGACCGGGTGGACGCCGTTCACCTATCCGTTCAACCTGACCCAGCAGCCCGCGGCCTCGGTGCCGTGCGGACTCAGCGGTGCCGGGCTCCCGATCGGAGTGCAGCTGGTGGGCGCGCGCCACGCGGACGCGCTGGTGCTACGGGCGGCGCACACGCTGTTCGAGGCGGGCCTGGCGGACGGGGTGCGCCCACGGACGGCCTGAGGAGTCCGGCAGCCCAGGGATTCCGGCAACCCGGGGATTCCGGCAACCCGGGGATTCCGGCAGCCCGGGGGTTCCGGCAACCCGGGGGCCCGTGGGCCGTACGTCGCGGCGCGCGGGCCATAGGCTGCGGCGCGGGCCATATGCCGCGGCGGGCCCCGACGGCCTGAAGCCCGCAGCGTTCCGCGGACCTGAGCGACCCAGGATTCGCGGCGCCCCCAGACCCGACAGCCCAGGGCCGCGACGGCCCAGGGCCGCGACGCCCCGGAACTCGCGGCTGGGCGCAGCGCGGCCCGAAGCCGACGGCCCGAAGCCCCGGCAGCCGAAGACCCCGGCGAGCGAGCCACGCTCCCCGAAGCGCCCGAACGGCCCGGAAGGCCCGGACCCCAAAGCGCCCAGCGAACCGGGGGGCCGGCCCCGCGCCAGGGCCCCGGCGGCCCGAGAGCTCCGAGGCCCCGAAGCGCCCGGAGCCCGCCGCCGGGCCGACCCCTGGGCGGAGCCGCCTACGGAGCCGCCTACGGAGCCACCTGCCGAGCCGCCCCGGGACCCGGGGCCCCGCAGCTCGGGTCCCCGCAGCCCAGGGACCGGCCCGAGTCCAGGACCCGGCCGGCTCCGGGAGCTGGCATGCCCCGGGACGGCGTGCCCAGGGGACAGCACGCCCACGGGACGGGGTGCCCCCGGGGCGGCGTACCCACGGGACAGCGCGCCCACGGGACGACGTGCCCAAGAGACAGCGTGCCCACGGGACAGCGCGCCCAGGAGCCGACGTACCCACAGGACGACATGCCCCGGGAGCCGGCGTGCCCACGGGACGCCGTACCCAGGGGAGGCGTGCCCACGGGACGGGGGTGCCCCGGGGCGACGCGCCCACGGGACGCCGTACCCAGGGACGACGTACCCCCGGGCTCCGGCCTGGTCCGGGTGCTAGGCCCGGCGGAAGTTGAGGGACTCCCCCAGCGCTCCGGCGCGCCATAGGTCCTGACAGGCTTCGGCCATGCGGTCGAGGCCGTCGACGACGGTGCCCCAGACGATCCCGGGCACCCAGCCCGCGTCGCCGTTGATCAGCAGGTTGTTCCGTTCGTAGAAGAGCGCGAGGTCGACGACCTGCCTCCGCCCCTGGTGCTTGGCGTCGGTCTCGTATCCGTAGGACCTCGTCCCGAGCTGGGTGTCCGTGAAGGTGAAGTAGCACAGGTCCCCGGGGATCGGGGTGATCGTCGGGTTCTCCAGGGGCGGCTCCTCGGGCGCGAAGGGGGGCACCAGCGCGTAGATCTCATTCCGGGCGTACTTCGCGTGATATACATCACCTCCCAGCGGCAGCGCGTTCCACACCGCCTCGCAGGTGATCGGGGCGAGATCGTCAAGGAGTTTGGCCGTGCAGCTCACTCCGCGCTTGTCGAGCGAGACCTCGATGAACCGGTCGGCTCGGTCAACCATCGACTTTCCTCCAGGTCGCTTCGGAACCAGTCCTGCCGTAGGGGCCTACCCAGGCATCACCCTCATCAAGGGCCGGAAACAGCCCGCATATCTTTCATGAAGTCGGGTAGCCGCGCGCCCATGGCTCCACCACGTGGGAAATACACCGATAGCAGAGAAATAACAAAAATGGGACCAAGTCGTCGCTCGCTTCTCGCCGGCGGAGCGGCTCTGGGTCTGCTGGGCGCGGTCGGCTGTAGCCGGGTGACCGGCTCCGACGTCAAGGACGGGGGCAACCTGCTGGAGCGCCTGCGGTCGCAGGGCACGGTCCGACTGGGAATTGCGGGGGAGATCCCATTCGGCTACATCGACAAGAACGGCGACTTCACCGGTGAGGCGCCGGAGATCGCGAAGGTCATCTTCAAGCGGCTGGGCGTGCCCAAGGTCCAGCCGGTGCCGACCGAGTTCGGCTCGCTCATTCCGGGCCTTCGCTCGCAGCAGTTCGACGTGGTCTCGGCGGGGATGTACATCAACCCCGAGCGCTGTGCTCAGGTGATCTTCTCGGACCCCGACTACCGCATGCGTGACGCGTTCATCGTGCGCAAGGGGAATCCGAAGAACCTCCACAACTACCAGGACATCGTGAAGAAGAAGGCCAAGATGGCCACCGGCACCGCGTATGCCGAGATCGGCTACGCGGAGGACGCCGGGATCAAGCAGAGCGACATGCTGATCCTCCCGGACCAGCTGGCCGGGCTGCTGGCGGTGGAGCAGGGCCGGGCCGATGTCTTCGCGGGCACGACCGTGACCGTCCACAACGTGGTGAAGCAGCGGAACAGCCGGCTGGCCGAGGCCACCGAGCCGTTCCAGCCGATGGTCGACGGCAAACCGGACATCGGCGCCGGCGGCTTCGCCTTCCGCCCGGAGGAGACCAAGCTCCGGGACGCCTTCAATGTCGAGCTGCACAAGATGAAGAAGAGCGGCGAGCTGCTGCGCATCGTGCGGCCCTTCGGTTTCACCAAGGAAGAGATGACCGATCTGACCGCCGAGGAGCTGTGCTCATGACGGCCGGACTGTGGACGAACTGGCTCCTTCCCGGTGTCTGGATCACCATTCAGCTGACCCTGTACAGCGCGGTCTTCGCGGCCGTCGTCGCGTTCGGCATCGGGATGGCCCGCACCTCCCGGCTGTGGATCGTCCGCTTCCTGACGGGCTTCTACGTGGAGGTCTTCCGCGGCACCTCGGCCCTGGTGCTGATGTTCTGGCTGTTCTTCGTGATGCCGCTGGCCTTCCACTACCAGCTGGTGCCGATGTGGGCGGCGGTGCTCGCCCTGGGCCTCACCTACGGGGCGTACGGTTCGGAGATCGTGCGGGGCGCGATCGCCGCGGTGGCCCCGGCACAGCGTGAGGCGGCCATCGCGCTGAGTTTCACCCCCGCGCAGCGGATGCGCCGGGTGATCCTGCCGCAGGCGATACCGGAGATGATTCCGCCCTTCAACAACCTCCTGATCGAGCTGTTGAAGGCGACCGCCCTGGTCTCCGCGGTGAGCGTCGCCGACATCACCTTCGCCGCCCAGCTCTCCCGGCTGGCGACCGGTGACAGCCTGCAGATCTACGCGATCATCCTGGTCCTCTACTTCGTGCTGGCCTTCGTCCTCACCCGGCTGATGCGGCTGCTGGAGCGGCGCGCCAAGGCGGGCATCGGCCAGGCTCCGGTGACGTCCGGCAAGGGCCCGCTGCTCACCCGGAAGCTGTCCGCCCGCCAGGAGACCGAGCAGTCGTCCAACACCATCACGGCGGGAGGTGCCCAGTGAACTGGAACTGGGACGTGGCCAAGGACTTCCTCCCCGAACTGGGCAAGGGGCTGCTGATCACCCTGGAGGCGACCGCGCTGGGCTCGGTCCTGGCGTTCGCGCTCGGCCTGGTGT is a window from the Streptomyces luomodiensis genome containing:
- a CDS encoding phospholipase C codes for the protein MGGTAGSEGGRRRGRATRWGALAGAAALATVGGVAPAWAAPTKDGSTATPVKHVVVIFDENISFDHYFGTYPKAANTDGTTFTPAKDTPKDIDTLAHAGLLEKNPNLYRPKRLTSDQAMTCDQNHSYGPEQYAANGGKADQFVENTEVSKCSGLFGEPGLVMDYYDGNTVTGLWNYAQHYAMSDRSFSSAYGPSSPGALELISGQTHGVISTDPTSSTEHPEQTDKPDAYTVASPDAKGVGTMINDPDPAFDDCSNKDHTSSNALARMLGRNIGDLLNAKGVTWGWFQGGFRPSTAWDGTQDHYAKCSGTTHKNVGGAASVDYSPHHNPFQYYESTANPHHLPPKNVQEIGRSGQANHNYDLTDFDAALRTGHLPAVSFLKAAEYQDGHAAYSDPIDEQHFLVKQINAIQKSPQWKDTAVVVAYDDSDGWYDHAYVKPANGSTDRTTGSNGKATDSPACQSGPKPAGGYQDRCGPGPRQPLLVISPFSKANKVDHTQTEQTSITRFIEDNWHTGRIGDASFDSRANTLSGLFDFRHPNNTQVLLKPDGSVASVHKAGHYTTSPLAADAPIVNAAPVPALADDQDSSVALPIGLTTGVLVLGGAGAALAVHRRRTARTAGQAR
- the efeB gene encoding iron uptake transporter deferrochelatase/peroxidase subunit, yielding MSEVLRRGFLLGAAAGTVGAVAGAAASPAAAKGGEREKRPARVSFHGPHQAGILTPPQRSTAFIAFDAVAEGREELADAFRTLTERCRFLTAGGTPDPVGITAPPADSGTLGPQVAADRLTVTVGVGAALFDERYGLRDRKPRRLRAMPSFPDDDLDPDWCHGDLSLQLCADNTDTVLHALRDIARHTRGALQIRWRVDGFVSPPRPSGTPRNHLGFKDGTANPDTEDARVMDRLVWTGVHAGEPAWTTGGSYQVIRLIRMLVEFWDRVSISEQERIVGRSRDSGAPLDGQHEFDTPRYAQDPKGDVIPLDSHIRLANPRTARTEDQRILRRAYNYDRGVDGNGNLDMGLLFCCYQQDLVRQFETVQKRLAGEPLVDYISPFGGGYFFALPGVKDRTDWLGRTLLS
- a CDS encoding EfeM/EfeO family lipoprotein, whose amino-acid sequence is MRRQQLSPVPPARHLLAAGAVTVAAAVGIGALAVGGDSSSGPRPKPSASRSATASDGLRHTSVEVSEGGCGRGWSHAAGGKQVFDLRNTSSRPAEVYLTDPSSGAVYGEMEGLGPGTSRPLSVTLGGGSYAFVCLPEDADAVTGPTVTVPGPARGGGPAALPVSQQDLIPPTIAYQKWVAGRMDELVRRTDALRSAVHCGDLTAARADWLPAHLVYERMGAAYGAFGDADAAINGTTAGLSGGVHDADFTGFHRLEYGLWHGESARALRPVADRLVKDVRRLRDDWPQARVDPADLGLRAHEIMENTVQFELTGRTDYGSGTNLATARANLDGTRAVLRRLEPLLKPRAPWLPELKSELDRTQRTLERSHYGDRWTPLDRLGRTGRQRLNADAGALVERLARVAALMDVRRTR
- a CDS encoding maleate cis-trans isomerase family protein translates to MVDSTRPTPNTVGFLYPGYSAEDEYPRLEGILGGDVRLPLVHTDIGEDAHRVDALLEMGSAARLAAGVAELAERGAQAVVWACTSASFVFGWEGAEEQVRELSETAGMPASSTSFAFAHAVQALGAERVAIAATYPEDVADYFRAFLKAAGAEVVSMCGSGIITAAEVGTWGREEVLRLARAGDHPEAQAVLLPDTALHTAAWIPDLEAELGKPVLTANQVTVWEGLRLLGRDPVHDRLGTLFARSGG
- a CDS encoding maleate cis-trans isomerase family protein, producing the protein MDVSFLGGPRPQRGVGVVAPFDFALDRELWRWVPDEVSLHLTRTPFVPVEVSLDLARLVSEHETLQEAVRALSAVAPEVVSYACTSGSFVGGVAGERAMCAAMTQAGEVPSLTTSGALLEALREIGARRIAVVTPYTRSVTDSLEEYLGEAGMTVTGRAYLGLTRHIWKVPYRDVVDMARQAVVGATDALFISCTNLPTYDVIPQLEAELRMPVLSANQVTMWAALRAIGAQAVGPYQALLDPLARSGPAGMSVPPMGGPLPVTDQVVGSVLGAVEAVESVVEEPEAALAGAAPPGSDGDPADGLDPGFGSGVGEGPYLDDSGGPSPV
- a CDS encoding D-2-hydroxyacid dehydrogenase, whose protein sequence is MSESTVVVFGDQPPVRLDRVADRAKIVVCDEASLPEALPAADVLLVWDFTSDAVRDAWPGKGHRPAWVHTASAGVDRLLCPELIASDTVLTNARGVFEQPIAEYVAGLVIAMAKDFHGSWELQRQRRWQHRETMRLAGTRAVVVGAGPIGRAIGSTLAALGVVVDLVGRTARQGVRGGDELPELLPRADWVVCAAPLTDTTRGMFDRSAFDRMKPTARFINVGRGPLVVEKDLTAALVARRIGGAALDVFEHEPLTADDPLWDVPGLFVSPHMSGDTIGWRDHLAEQFQDNYDRWCAGEPLLNIVDKRLGYVPVD
- a CDS encoding amidase; its protein translation is MTDLHDLTAVQLVERYASGELSPVEATRAVLHRIEQVQPEVNAFSRVDAEGALRQAEESAERWRRGAPAGLVDGVPVTVKDILLLRGAPTLRGSRTVRPEGQAWDEDAPSVARLREHGAVFVGKTTTPEFGWKGVTDSPVYGVTGNPYDPQRTAGGSSGGSAAAVALGAGPLSLGTDGGGSVRIPAAFCGIFALKPTYGRVPLYPASAFGTLAHVGPMTRDAADAALLMDVISGPDWRDWSQLAPAEGSFREALASGGGVDGLRVAYSPALGGTAAVDPEVAAAVRRAVDLLAELGAVVEEIDPGFQDPVEAFHTLWFSGAARVVQPLGQEEWELLDPGLREICAQGAAYSALDYLAAVDVRMALGHAMGRFHSAYDLLVTPTLPITAFEAGVEVPKGSEHTRWTGWTPFTYPFNLTQQPAASVPCGLSGAGLPIGVQLVGARHADALVLRAAHTLFEAGLADGVRPRTA
- a CDS encoding DUF3830 family protein — protein: MVDRADRFIEVSLDKRGVSCTAKLLDDLAPITCEAVWNALPLGGDVYHAKYARNEIYALVPPFAPEEPPLENPTITPIPGDLCYFTFTDTQLGTRSYGYETDAKHQGRRQVVDLALFYERNNLLINGDAGWVPGIVWGTVVDGLDRMAEACQDLWRAGALGESLNFRRA
- the ehuB gene encoding ectoine/hydroxyectoine ABC transporter substrate-binding protein EhuB; protein product: MAPPRGKYTDSREITKMGPSRRSLLAGGAALGLLGAVGCSRVTGSDVKDGGNLLERLRSQGTVRLGIAGEIPFGYIDKNGDFTGEAPEIAKVIFKRLGVPKVQPVPTEFGSLIPGLRSQQFDVVSAGMYINPERCAQVIFSDPDYRMRDAFIVRKGNPKNLHNYQDIVKKKAKMATGTAYAEIGYAEDAGIKQSDMLILPDQLAGLLAVEQGRADVFAGTTVTVHNVVKQRNSRLAEATEPFQPMVDGKPDIGAGGFAFRPEETKLRDAFNVELHKMKKSGELLRIVRPFGFTKEEMTDLTAEELCS
- the ehuC gene encoding ectoine/hydroxyectoine ABC transporter permease subunit EhuC, which codes for MTAGLWTNWLLPGVWITIQLTLYSAVFAAVVAFGIGMARTSRLWIVRFLTGFYVEVFRGTSALVLMFWLFFVMPLAFHYQLVPMWAAVLALGLTYGAYGSEIVRGAIAAVAPAQREAAIALSFTPAQRMRRVILPQAIPEMIPPFNNLLIELLKATALVSAVSVADITFAAQLSRLATGDSLQIYAIILVLYFVLAFVLTRLMRLLERRAKAGIGQAPVTSGKGPLLTRKLSARQETEQSSNTITAGGAQ